TGCCGAGGCGGTCCAATTCAACCTCGAGCGCTGGTGGGACCCCGAGCACCCGCACGGCTACCGCGACGCCGGCAAAGGGTACGAGCCCTGGGCCTACCTGTTCGGCGGCTTTAAGGGGGACCCCGATTCGCTGGTCCGAGACATTACCGTCACCGGATCCCATACCCTCCGGATCGCGCTCAGCCAGCCGTTTGCAGCCTTCCCTGACGCTCTGGCATCAGGGTATTTTGGCATTGCCAGCCCCAGCGCCATTCGCCAAGCGGGCGCCGATTACAGCACGCCCACGGCACCGGCGGTGGGAACAGGGCCGTTCCAGTTGGACGCGTGGCGCAGCGGCGATCGCGTCGAGCTCAGCGCCCATCCCGACTACTGGCGCGACGGCCTGCCCCGGACCGAGCAGCTCGTCATCCGCTTTGTCAGCGATCCGGCCGCCCGCTTGGCCGAGCTCCGGGCCGGGGCCTTGGACCTAACGGTCGATTTCGCCCCGGACCAGCGCAGTGCCCTGGAGCGCAGCGAGCGCCTGGATCCGGTCCTGCGGCCGGCATTCAATGTGGGCTATCTGGCGCTCAACCCCAGCCACGAGCCGCTGGCCCAGCCCCAGGTCCGGCGCGTGATCGCGGCGGCCCTCGACCGCGAGGCCATCGTCGAGGCCTTTTGGCAGGGGTTGGGGACCGCCGACGCCCACTTTACGCCCCCCGCGCTCGACTGGGCGCAATCGCCCCAAGTCTCGGGCTACGGCAGCGACACCCAGCGCGCCCGGCAGGCGCTCGCCCGGGCGGGTTACCCGGACGGGTTCGAGCTCAACCTCTGGTACATGCCCGTCTCGCGCCCCTACTACCCCACACCCAAGCCCATCGCTGAAGCCTTTGCCGCCGAGCTCAGCGACATTGGCATCGAGGTCAATCTCCAAACCAAAGACTGGGCCGCCTACCTCAGCGATCGCAACCAGGATCCGGGCTTCCAGGCCTTCATGCTGGGCTGGAGCGGCGACTACGGCGATCCGGATAACTTTTACTACCCCCACTTTGGCCCCACCGGCACCGACGACCTAGGCGACTGGCAAAACGAACGCGTGGTGGAGCTGCTGGAGCGAGCGCGCCGCGTGCAGGCGCGCGAGGAGCGCGCCCAGCTGTACGCCCAGGTGAACGAGATCCTGTTTGAGGAGGCCGTGCGCATTCCGGTGGTCCACGCCCAGCCGCTGCTGGGCAAGCGCGCCAACATCACGGGCTGGGATCCTAGCCCGGTGGGCGCAGAGTCGCTCGAGCGCGTCCGCAAAACCGCCGGCACCTCGTAATTGCCTCGCCCATGCTGCGGTACCTGCTTCGGCGCTTGCTGGATCTGATCCCGGTGCTGCTGGGCGTAGCGCTGTTGATGTTTGGGTTTTTGCACTTAACGCCCGGCGATCCGGCCACTGTGCTGTTGGGCGAGCAGGCCACGCCCGCGCGCGTGGCGGCGCTGCGCGAGCAGCTGGGCCTGGATCGCCCGCTGCCGGTGCAGTTCGTGGCCTTTCTGGGCCGAATCCTGCGCGGGGAGCTGGGGACCAGCATTGAGACTGGGTTGCCCGTGGCGCAGGGCATCGCGCAGCGCTGGCCGGCCACCTTCGAGCTGGCGGCCGCTGCCATGCTCGTGGCGGTTGGTTTGGGCATTCCGGCCGGCGTACTGGCCGCTGCCTACCAGAACCGCGCTTGGGACCAGCTCACTATGACCGGATCGCTGTTGGGCGTTTCCATGCCCGTCTACTGGCTGGGGCTGCTTCTGGTGTACGCGTTTGCGGTCAAGCTCAACTGGCTCCCGCCCAGCGGGCGCCTGGGCCTCGAGCGGGCGGCGTTTGAGACCCCCACCGGCTTTTACGTGTTGGACGCGCTCTGGCAGCGCGATGGGCTGCTGCTGCGCGATGCGCTCGCCCATCTGGTGCTGCCCGCCCTGACCCTGGGTACGATCCCGCTGGCCATCCTGGCCCGGATCGCGCGCTCGGCCACCCTAGAGGCCCTCAACCAGGACTACATCCGCACAGCGCGGGCTAAGGAGCTGCGCGAGTCGCTGGTGCTAGGGCGGCACGCGCTGCGCAACGCGCTGCTGCCGGTGGTAACCGTGGCCGGGCTGCAGTTCGGCACGCTGCTGGGCGGCGCCATCCTCACCGAGACCATTTTTTCCTGGCCGGGGTTGGGAAGTTGGATCTACGAGGCCATCCTGGCGCGGGACTACCCGGTCGTTCAGGGCGGGACCTTGGTAGTCGCCGTCGCCTTCGTGACGCTCAACCTGCTGGTCGATATTAGCTACACGCTGCTCGACCCGCGCATCCGGCAGCGCTGAGCGAGGCAGCCGTCATGGCAAGCACCGCACGACCGACGCTGGCGGCGCTGCGCGCAGGCATGCGGCAGTTGTGGCGATCGCCGGCCGGGCGCGTGGGGCTGGTGCTGGTGGGAGCGCTGGTGGGACTAGCCCTGCTGGCTCCCGTGCTGCAGCCGTTCGAGCCCGAGACGGCG
This genomic window from Cyanobacteria bacterium QS_8_64_29 contains:
- a CDS encoding ABC transporter substrate-binding protein — translated: MQYQRHWRRWGLLAAAVALAVGLLNCSGNPNGSGERTASTPPNTLVYGSGGEPVSLESGNITDGNSIIVQNQIYNRLIEFEPGTTELRPGLATDWQAAAGGREWTLTLRQGVRFHDGTPLNAEAVQFNLERWWDPEHPHGYRDAGKGYEPWAYLFGGFKGDPDSLVRDITVTGSHTLRIALSQPFAAFPDALASGYFGIASPSAIRQAGADYSTPTAPAVGTGPFQLDAWRSGDRVELSAHPDYWRDGLPRTEQLVIRFVSDPAARLAELRAGALDLTVDFAPDQRSALERSERLDPVLRPAFNVGYLALNPSHEPLAQPQVRRVIAAALDREAIVEAFWQGLGTADAHFTPPALDWAQSPQVSGYGSDTQRARQALARAGYPDGFELNLWYMPVSRPYYPTPKPIAEAFAAELSDIGIEVNLQTKDWAAYLSDRNQDPGFQAFMLGWSGDYGDPDNFYYPHFGPTGTDDLGDWQNERVVELLERARRVQAREERAQLYAQVNEILFEEAVRIPVVHAQPLLGKRANITGWDPSPVGAESLERVRKTAGTS
- a CDS encoding peptide ABC transporter permease (transports peptides consisting of two or three amino acids), with product MLRYLLRRLLDLIPVLLGVALLMFGFLHLTPGDPATVLLGEQATPARVAALREQLGLDRPLPVQFVAFLGRILRGELGTSIETGLPVAQGIAQRWPATFELAAAAMLVAVGLGIPAGVLAAAYQNRAWDQLTMTGSLLGVSMPVYWLGLLLVYAFAVKLNWLPPSGRLGLERAAFETPTGFYVLDALWQRDGLLLRDALAHLVLPALTLGTIPLAILARIARSATLEALNQDYIRTARAKELRESLVLGRHALRNALLPVVTVAGLQFGTLLGGAILTETIFSWPGLGSWIYEAILARDYPVVQGGTLVVAVAFVTLNLLVDISYTLLDPRIRQR